CGTTGATCGTATCGACCAGGGTATGAAAAATATCGTTGCGCAGAAAAACCCCGCCCAGCACCGCCTGTTCGGCTTCGGTGTTATGGGGGGGGACTCTGCGCAACAAATCAGAAGAGGCCTTTTGCAAGGCCTCCTCTGGTTGGATTCGAGTTCCGAGGCGCTGCCCGAACTTACTCTGCGGCTGCTTCTTCGGTTGCATCGGCCTGCGGTTCGGGTTCGTTCACCTGTTCCTGACGACCATGCTTGACCACATTCACGGTCAGCTTGGCCACAACCTCGGGATGCAACTTCACATCGAGAACGTACTCGCCCAGGGCGCGGATACCGTCTTCGAGCTGAATCTTGCGGCGATCCACGTCCACGCCCTGCTCTTCCAGAATCGTGCCGATCTGGGAAGACGTGACGGAGCCGTAAAGCTTGTCGCCATCGCCCACGCGCACTTCGATCACGACCTTGGCAGCCTCGATCTTGGCGGCCAAAGCGGCAGCCTCGGCCTTGACGGCGTCGTTCATGGCCTGCAGCTTGCGGCGCTCCTGTTCAAAGACCTTCAAGTTGCCGGGACTTGCCATGGAAGCAAGACCCTGAGGCAACAGATAATTTCTGCCATAACCGGGACGGACCGCGACGATGTCGCCCAGTCGTCCCAGATTATCCACGTCTGCTCTCAAAATGACCTTCATGATCAAATCTCCTAGACTCTAGATTTTTTGAGCACGTCGGTGCTGTGGGTAGCCGTGTAGAACATCAGAGCCATCTGGCGGGCGCGCTTGACTTCGCGGGTGAGAGCCCGCTGGTGCTTGGCGCAGGTGCCGGTAATACGGCTGGCAATGATCTTGCCGCGATCGGTCACGAAATCGTTCAGGACTTCGGGATGCTTGTAATCAAGCAGGATCTCGGGATTCTCGCAGAAACGGCAATACTTTCTCCGGGGTGCGAATTTCTTCTTAAAGGACATGTTATGCCTCCTCGGTTGCCGCAGCAGGGGTCTCGGCGAGTCTGACGGTGATGAACTTGAACACGCCATCGGTGATGCGGACATTGCGTTCCAATTCCGCGACAGCCTTGCCAGGCATGTTCATTTCCATGCGGACGTACCGGCCACGATTGAACTTGCGCACCGGATATGCCGTATCCTTGACGCCCCAGTCATCGACCTTGAGAACGGTGCCGCCCTCGCGCTCGACAATGGCGCTGAAGTTGTTCACGATTTCGCGGCATTCTTCCACACCCAGCTCAGGGCTGAGCAGGATCAATTCCTCGTACCTTGTCATCATTATAAATCCTCCTTACGGGTAAAAGCCCTCCCATTCCATTCGGGGGAGCAAGGAAACAAGGATCGTTATTCCCATCCGCAACC
This DNA window, taken from Desulfomicrobium sp. ZS1, encodes the following:
- the rplI gene encoding 50S ribosomal protein L9: MKVILRADVDNLGRLGDIVAVRPGYGRNYLLPQGLASMASPGNLKVFEQERRKLQAMNDAVKAEAAALAAKIEAAKVVIEVRVGDGDKLYGSVTSSQIGTILEEQGVDVDRRKIQLEDGIRALGEYVLDVKLHPEVVAKLTVNVVKHGRQEQVNEPEPQADATEEAAAE
- the rpsR gene encoding 30S ribosomal protein S18 — translated: MSFKKKFAPRRKYCRFCENPEILLDYKHPEVLNDFVTDRGKIIASRITGTCAKHQRALTREVKRARQMALMFYTATHSTDVLKKSRV
- the rpsF gene encoding 30S ribosomal protein S6, with protein sequence MTRYEELILLSPELGVEECREIVNNFSAIVEREGGTVLKVDDWGVKDTAYPVRKFNRGRYVRMEMNMPGKAVAELERNVRITDGVFKFITVRLAETPAAATEEA